In one window of Bradyrhizobium sp. AZCC 1721 DNA:
- a CDS encoding MarR family winged helix-turn-helix transcriptional regulator gives MERIGKISTRNGNGAARPAEPDSARKLDLTALQQTPGFMIRILQLENFEAFYPYFESLNLSPLEYAILVTVRDNKTVTQSELAAVLKMQLPNLVKILSRMEETGVLKRKRSARDKRAVELSLSAAGERRADEASRLGESFNAQTLSALSKSEQTAFLQMLVRLVEAHKHAASRRA, from the coding sequence ATGGAACGAATCGGAAAAATTTCGACGCGCAACGGTAACGGAGCGGCCAGACCGGCCGAGCCGGACTCGGCGCGAAAACTCGATCTCACCGCGCTGCAGCAGACCCCGGGATTCATGATCCGGATCCTGCAGTTGGAGAACTTCGAGGCGTTCTATCCGTATTTCGAGTCCCTGAACCTTTCGCCGCTCGAATATGCCATCCTGGTTACGGTGCGGGACAACAAGACGGTGACGCAGAGCGAACTCGCCGCCGTGTTGAAGATGCAGCTCCCCAACCTCGTGAAAATCCTGTCACGGATGGAGGAAACCGGCGTCTTGAAGCGGAAGCGATCCGCGCGGGACAAGCGCGCGGTCGAGCTCAGCCTCAGCGCGGCGGGCGAGAGGCGCGCTGACGAAGCCAGCCGGCTTGGCGAGAGCTTTAATGCCCAGACGCTTTCCGCGCTCAGCAAGAGCGAGCAGACGGCATTTCTCCAGATGCTGGTGCGGCTGGTCGAGGCGCACAAGCACGCGGCGTCCCGACGCGCCTAG
- a CDS encoding sigma-70 family RNA polymerase sigma factor yields MTEGPETSAAFDIERLLVAMRPKLHRYCARMVGSVIDGEDVLQDAMIKAVEAHASAGTLGNPEGWLFRIAHNTALDFLRRRRRQEALRGPAEVDMIVDQLDAVASRQIAATSLRTFMRLPVPQRASVILMDVLGCSLKEVCEVMDCSLPAAKAALHRGRAQLREIADEPDDAPPQKLSDADRERLGAYVAHFNARDFDAIRAMITDDVRLDLVSRTHLRGKAEVSRYFGNYDKVSDWHLVPGLVEGRPAILVFDPNEGDAKPKYFVLLGWSAGKVATIRDFRHAPYVIDGAEYLI; encoded by the coding sequence ATGACAGAGGGTCCCGAGACGTCCGCCGCCTTCGACATCGAACGCCTGCTGGTGGCGATGCGCCCAAAGCTGCATCGCTATTGCGCGCGCATGGTGGGCTCCGTCATCGACGGCGAGGACGTGCTGCAGGATGCCATGATCAAGGCGGTGGAGGCGCATGCCTCCGCCGGCACGCTCGGCAATCCCGAAGGCTGGCTGTTTCGCATTGCGCACAACACCGCGCTGGATTTCCTGCGCCGGCGCAGGCGCCAGGAGGCGCTCCGGGGACCAGCGGAGGTGGACATGATCGTTGACCAGCTCGATGCCGTGGCGAGCCGCCAGATCGCCGCGACCTCCTTGCGCACCTTCATGCGATTGCCGGTGCCACAGCGTGCGAGCGTGATCCTGATGGACGTGCTCGGCTGCTCGCTGAAGGAAGTCTGCGAGGTGATGGATTGCAGCCTGCCCGCGGCCAAGGCCGCGCTGCATCGCGGCCGCGCGCAGTTGCGGGAAATCGCCGACGAGCCGGACGACGCGCCGCCACAAAAACTATCCGACGCCGATCGCGAGCGGCTCGGCGCCTATGTTGCCCATTTCAACGCCCGCGATTTCGACGCGATCCGCGCCATGATTACAGACGATGTCAGGCTCGATCTCGTCAGCAGAACCCACTTGCGTGGCAAGGCCGAAGTGTCCCGCTATTTCGGCAACTACGACAAAGTGAGCGACTGGCACCTGGTGCCGGGCCTGGTGGAGGGACGTCCCGCCATCCTGGTGTTCGATCCCAACGAAGGCGATGCCAAGCCGAAATATTTCGTGCTGCTGGGCTGGTCGGCCGGCAAGGTCGCGACCATCAGGGATTTCCGCCACGCGCCTTACGTCATCGATGGCGCTGAATATCTGATCTGA
- a CDS encoding branched-chain amino acid ABC transporter permease: MLVLVEQSLNGLQFGLLLFLLAAGLTLVFGIMDFVNLAHGSLYMMGAYFAATFVAWTNSFVLGILLALGATLLLGIALEFIALRHLYGRDHLDQVLATFGLILFFNDAVRLIWGPAGLSLPLPAWLTVPVQIVPGVFYPAYRLSIIVVALAVAALLYIVVMRTRIGMLIRAGASNREMIGALGINIKLLFTLVFGLGAALAGLAGLMQAPILTVQIGMGENILILAFVIIVIGGIGSIRGAFMAAIFVGMIDTLGRAFLPDLLRTVLSSAAASTAAPALSSMLIYLLMAIVLVVRPEGLFPAAKR, from the coding sequence ATGCTCGTCCTCGTTGAACAATCGCTGAACGGCCTGCAGTTCGGCCTGCTGCTGTTCCTGCTGGCGGCCGGCTTGACGCTGGTGTTCGGCATCATGGACTTCGTCAATCTGGCGCACGGCTCGCTCTACATGATGGGCGCCTATTTCGCGGCGACCTTTGTCGCCTGGACGAATAGTTTTGTGCTCGGCATATTGCTGGCGCTCGGCGCCACGCTGCTACTGGGCATCGCGCTCGAATTCATCGCACTGCGACATCTTTACGGCCGTGACCATCTCGATCAGGTGCTGGCGACCTTCGGGCTGATTCTGTTCTTCAACGACGCGGTGCGGCTGATCTGGGGCCCCGCCGGCCTGTCGCTGCCGCTGCCGGCCTGGCTGACCGTCCCGGTGCAGATCGTCCCCGGCGTGTTCTATCCGGCCTACCGGCTGTCGATCATCGTGGTCGCGCTGGCGGTTGCGGCATTGCTTTATATCGTGGTGATGCGGACCAGGATCGGCATGTTGATCCGCGCCGGCGCCTCCAACCGTGAAATGATCGGCGCGCTCGGCATCAACATCAAACTGTTGTTCACGCTGGTGTTCGGACTTGGCGCGGCGCTCGCAGGCCTTGCCGGCCTGATGCAGGCGCCGATCCTGACCGTGCAGATCGGCATGGGCGAGAACATCCTGATCCTCGCTTTCGTTATCATCGTGATCGGCGGCATCGGCTCGATCCGCGGCGCCTTCATGGCCGCGATCTTCGTCGGCATGATCGATACGCTCGGCCGCGCCTTCCTGCCCGATCTGCTGCGCACCGTGCTGAGTTCCGCCGCCGCTTCCACCGCCGCACCCGCTCTGTCGTCGATGCTGATCTATCTCCTGATGGCCATCGTCCTCGTCGTGCGGCCTGAGGGGCTGTTTCCGGCTGCCAAGCGATGA
- a CDS encoding 2Fe-2S iron-sulfur cluster-binding protein — MPSITFVHLDGQAQRIDASDGESAMQAATRHDVGGILAECGGNAMCATCHVYVDESWLARLPAMGDDEDALLDGAAAERRANSRLSCRIKLAADLDGLVLNLPDRQL, encoded by the coding sequence ATGCCGAGCATCACGTTTGTTCACCTTGACGGCCAGGCGCAGCGCATCGATGCCAGCGACGGCGAAAGCGCGATGCAGGCGGCGACGCGCCACGATGTCGGTGGAATTCTGGCCGAATGCGGCGGCAACGCGATGTGCGCCACCTGCCACGTCTATGTCGACGAGAGCTGGCTCGCCCGCCTGCCGGCCATGGGCGACGACGAGGACGCGCTGCTGGACGGCGCCGCCGCCGAACGGCGGGCCAACAGCCGGCTGTCCTGCCGGATCAAGTTGGCTGCCGATCTCGATGGTTTGGTTCTCAATCTGCCGGACCGGCAATTGTGA
- a CDS encoding tannase/feruloyl esterase family alpha/beta hydrolase, which yields MQRLRFQIRIQLALLAAATSFFAVDATAAKMVGDPAATCGDLIRPVDNAVRIDSATMVAPSPLAVAERAPTPAARITPADPEFCKVLGQIAPADPKAPPIKFQVNLPVEWNGRSLQYGGGGFNGVLITGLALPPAYPFGAPSPLARGFVTYGTDSGHETKPGEPPQVFALNDEAFENFAHRSYKRVRDAAVALMLRAYGNPPAKLYFMGSSEGGREGLTMAQRYPDDFDGIFARVPVINWVGLQHAGTRSGLATMGEGWIRPAQVELVAKAVLAACDKADGAEDSLVLDPVGCKAKFQPDSLRCAAGQSGDQCLTEAQIAAIRTLHSTYQFSFPLENSLDDYPGWGVSGENIPAFGPTGGWIAWWLGKAAPAQPPAPVNGIAWIYGAGGIQYVFARDPKLDVTTYRPEDHKERLLQVSRLMDSTNPDLSRFAARGGKLVVLENMADYAQSPYAGIRYFENVQRTLGKEKTAEFARLYTAPGVDHVGSGAPANVDILAVLVDWVENGKAPGDLEVIEQKVEAPAFETTRALPLCQWPAWPHYKSGPTSSATSFACAP from the coding sequence ATGCAACGCCTCAGATTCCAAATTCGCATCCAATTGGCTTTGCTGGCGGCTGCGACCTCGTTCTTTGCCGTCGACGCCACGGCCGCAAAGATGGTCGGCGATCCCGCTGCGACCTGCGGCGACCTTATCCGGCCGGTCGACAATGCCGTGCGGATTGATTCTGCGACCATGGTCGCGCCGTCGCCGCTCGCCGTCGCCGAAAGAGCACCGACGCCGGCGGCGCGCATCACGCCAGCCGATCCGGAATTCTGCAAGGTCCTCGGCCAGATCGCGCCGGCCGATCCCAAGGCGCCGCCGATCAAATTTCAGGTGAATCTTCCGGTCGAGTGGAACGGCCGCTCGCTGCAATATGGTGGCGGCGGTTTCAACGGCGTGCTGATTACCGGGCTTGCCTTGCCGCCGGCGTATCCATTCGGCGCGCCGTCGCCGCTGGCGCGCGGGTTCGTCACCTATGGCACCGATTCCGGCCACGAGACCAAGCCGGGCGAGCCGCCGCAAGTGTTTGCGCTCAACGACGAGGCCTTTGAGAATTTCGCCCATCGTTCCTACAAGCGCGTGCGCGACGCCGCGGTTGCCCTGATGCTGCGCGCCTACGGCAACCCGCCGGCCAAATTGTATTTCATGGGATCGTCGGAAGGCGGCCGCGAGGGGCTGACGATGGCGCAGCGCTATCCCGATGACTTCGACGGCATCTTTGCCCGCGTGCCCGTCATCAACTGGGTCGGATTGCAGCATGCCGGGACGCGGTCGGGGCTGGCGACCATGGGCGAGGGCTGGATTCGTCCCGCGCAGGTCGAACTCGTGGCCAAGGCGGTGCTTGCTGCCTGCGACAAGGCGGACGGCGCCGAGGATTCGCTGGTGCTGGACCCGGTTGGCTGCAAGGCGAAATTCCAGCCGGACTCGCTGCGCTGCGCGGCGGGGCAGAGCGGCGACCAGTGCCTGACGGAAGCGCAGATCGCGGCGATCAGGACGCTGCATTCGACGTACCAGTTCTCGTTCCCGCTGGAGAACAGCCTCGACGATTATCCGGGCTGGGGCGTTTCCGGCGAAAACATTCCCGCCTTCGGTCCGACCGGCGGCTGGATCGCCTGGTGGCTCGGCAAGGCGGCGCCGGCGCAGCCGCCGGCCCCTGTCAACGGCATCGCCTGGATCTACGGCGCCGGCGGCATCCAATACGTCTTCGCGCGCGACCCGAAGCTCGACGTCACGACCTACAGGCCCGAGGATCACAAGGAGCGGCTGCTGCAGGTGTCGCGGTTGATGGATTCGACCAATCCGGATCTCAGCCGCTTTGCCGCGCGCGGCGGCAAGCTCGTGGTTCTCGAAAACATGGCCGACTATGCCCAGAGCCCTTACGCAGGAATCCGCTATTTCGAAAACGTGCAGCGCACCTTGGGCAAGGAGAAGACCGCAGAGTTCGCCCGCCTCTACACGGCGCCCGGTGTCGATCATGTTGGTTCAGGCGCGCCCGCCAATGTCGATATACTGGCCGTGCTGGTCGACTGGGTCGAGAACGGCAAAGCGCCCGGCGATCTCGAGGTGATCGAGCAGAAGGTCGAAGCGCCGGCGTTTGAGACCACGCGCGCACTGCCGTTGTGCCAATGGCCGGCATGGCCGCATTACAAATCGGGGCCGACGAGTAGCGCGACCAGTTTTGCCTGCGCGCCGTGA
- a CDS encoding cytochrome P450, whose amino-acid sequence MSATSRIDSATPERSAPAGVPRLDVDPFSTEFFEDPHRIHDVLREAGPVVWLEKWGVYGVARYAEVHAVLNDPLTFCSSRGVGLSDFAKEKPWRPQSIILEADPPAHTRTRAVLAQVLSPTAMKQVREQFTAMAAAKVDELLARGRFDAVADLAEAYPLSVFPDAMGLKQEGRENLLPYASLVFNAFGPPNQLRQEAIERSAPHQAYVAAQCQRENLAPGGFGACIHARADAGDITAEEAPLLVRSLLSAGLDTTVNGIGAAMYCLARFPDQLARLRSDPTLARNAFEEAIRFESPVQTFFRTTTREVELAGHRIGEGEKVLMFLGAANRDPRRWENPDRYDVTRRTSGHVGFGSGIHMCVGQLLARLEGEVMLAAIARKVASIEISGPVKRRYNNTLRGLESLPITISPA is encoded by the coding sequence ATGAGCGCGACATCCCGGATAGATTCTGCAACCCCGGAGCGGAGTGCGCCGGCCGGCGTACCCCGTCTGGACGTGGACCCGTTCTCGACCGAGTTTTTCGAGGATCCGCACCGGATCCACGACGTTCTCCGCGAGGCCGGGCCGGTGGTCTGGCTCGAGAAGTGGGGCGTCTATGGCGTCGCCCGCTATGCCGAGGTGCACGCCGTCCTCAACGACCCACTGACCTTCTGCTCGAGCCGCGGCGTCGGCTTGAGCGATTTTGCCAAGGAAAAGCCGTGGCGACCGCAAAGCATCATCCTTGAAGCAGACCCGCCGGCGCATACCAGGACACGCGCGGTGCTCGCCCAGGTGCTGTCGCCGACCGCCATGAAGCAGGTCCGCGAACAATTCACGGCGATGGCCGCGGCCAAGGTCGACGAACTGCTGGCGCGCGGAAGGTTCGATGCGGTTGCCGATCTCGCGGAGGCCTATCCGCTCTCGGTATTTCCTGATGCGATGGGCCTGAAGCAGGAGGGGCGGGAGAATCTGCTGCCCTATGCGAGCCTAGTCTTCAACGCGTTTGGGCCGCCGAACCAGTTGCGCCAGGAGGCGATCGAGCGCTCCGCGCCCCATCAGGCCTATGTCGCCGCGCAGTGCCAGCGCGAAAATCTTGCGCCCGGCGGCTTCGGCGCTTGCATCCATGCGCGCGCCGATGCCGGCGACATCACGGCGGAAGAGGCGCCGCTGCTGGTGCGCTCGCTGCTTTCGGCAGGCCTCGACACCACCGTCAACGGCATCGGCGCCGCGATGTACTGCCTGGCGCGCTTTCCCGATCAGCTTGCGCGGCTGCGCAGCGATCCAACGCTGGCGCGCAACGCATTCGAGGAAGCGATCCGTTTCGAAAGCCCGGTGCAGACCTTTTTCCGCACCACGACCCGGGAGGTCGAACTCGCCGGCCATCGCATCGGCGAAGGCGAAAAGGTTCTGATGTTCCTTGGCGCCGCCAACCGCGATCCGCGACGCTGGGAAAATCCTGATCGCTACGACGTCACCCGCCGCACCTCCGGCCATGTCGGGTTCGGTTCGGGCATTCATATGTGCGTCGGCCAGCTCCTCGCACGCCTCGAAGGCGAGGTGATGCTGGCGGCGATCGCGCGCAAGGTCGCAAGTATCGAGATATCAGGCCCGGTGAAGCGCCGCTACAACAACACGCTGCGCGGTCTCGAAAGTCTCCCCATCACCATTTCTCCGGCCTGA
- a CDS encoding NAD(P)/FAD-dependent oxidoreductase gives MTTVPKEPHHVVIVGAGFGGLETAFGLAGAPVRITLIDRRNHHLFQPLLYQVATASLATSEIAWPIRYLLRDRPEVTTLFANVNGVDAAGKRVLLEDGETIAYDTLILATGARHAYFGHDEWEPFAPGLKTLEDATTLRRRILVAFERAEREKDPARRAALLTFVIIGAGPTGVEMAGTIADLAKDTLPPDFRNIDTHKTRVILIEAGPRVLAGFPEDLSSYAQRALEELGVEVVLGQPVTECAIDGVVYGGNRLEARTIVWAAGVRASRAAEWMNAPADRAYRLKVEPDLSVPGHPDVFAIGDTVTIAGPDGSPVPGIAPAAKQQGRYVAALIKARLSGGTLPPFRYKHAGSLAQIGKKKAVIDFGRIKLRGNLAWWIWGIAHIYFLIGLRNRLSVALSWLWIHARDQRAARLITQGSSKVTG, from the coding sequence ATGACGACAGTGCCGAAAGAACCCCATCACGTCGTGATCGTCGGCGCCGGTTTCGGCGGTCTGGAGACCGCCTTTGGCCTCGCCGGGGCGCCGGTCCGGATCACGCTGATCGACCGCCGCAACCATCATCTGTTCCAGCCGCTGCTCTACCAGGTCGCGACCGCTTCGCTGGCGACGTCGGAAATCGCCTGGCCGATCCGCTATCTCTTGCGCGACCGCCCCGAAGTGACGACGCTGTTTGCCAATGTGAATGGCGTCGATGCCGCGGGAAAGCGCGTGCTGCTCGAAGACGGCGAAACGATCGCCTACGACACGCTGATCCTCGCCACCGGCGCCCGCCACGCCTATTTCGGCCACGATGAATGGGAGCCGTTCGCACCGGGCCTGAAGACGCTGGAGGATGCCACGACGCTGCGGCGGCGCATCCTCGTCGCCTTCGAGCGCGCCGAGCGCGAGAAGGATCCGGCGCGGCGCGCGGCGTTACTCACCTTCGTCATCATCGGCGCCGGCCCGACCGGCGTCGAAATGGCCGGAACGATCGCCGACCTCGCCAAGGACACGCTGCCGCCGGACTTTCGCAACATCGATACCCACAAGACCCGCGTTATCCTGATCGAGGCCGGCCCGCGCGTGCTCGCGGGCTTTCCCGAAGACCTCTCCTCCTATGCGCAGCGCGCGCTGGAGGAGCTCGGTGTCGAGGTGGTGCTGGGGCAGCCGGTTACGGAATGTGCGATCGACGGCGTCGTCTATGGCGGCAACCGGCTCGAGGCCAGGACCATCGTCTGGGCGGCCGGCGTGCGCGCCTCGCGCGCGGCGGAATGGATGAACGCGCCCGCCGACCGCGCCTACCGCCTGAAGGTCGAGCCAGACCTCTCCGTGCCCGGCCATCCCGATGTGTTTGCCATCGGCGATACCGTGACGATCGCCGGCCCCGACGGCAGTCCCGTGCCCGGCATCGCGCCGGCGGCCAAGCAGCAGGGGCGCTATGTGGCGGCGCTGATCAAGGCGCGCCTCTCCGGCGGCACGCTGCCGCCGTTCCGCTACAAACATGCCGGCAGTCTCGCGCAGATTGGCAAGAAGAAGGCCGTGATCGACTTCGGCCGCATCAAGCTGCGCGGCAATCTCGCCTGGTGGATATGGGGCATCGCCCACATCTACTTCCTGATCGGCCTGCGCAACCGCCTCAGCGTCGCCTTGAGTTGGCTGTGGATTCACGCCCGCGACCAGCGCGCCGCGCGGCTGATCACGCAGGGCTCGAGCAAGGTCACGGGATAG
- a CDS encoding ABC transporter substrate-binding protein has protein sequence MRGLRLGLALALSCVASGAARAEISDNVVRIGVLNDISGIFQDTNGMGSVEAARMAAEDFNGGGKGIKVEIVYADHQNKADVGSAIVRKWLDVDGVDAVVDVPNSAVGLTINSLLRDSRMTFLASSTASSDLTGKACSPNTIQWVNDAWATGNSTAAAMMARGGKEWYFITVNFALGQGIEAEATNYIEKHGGKVLGSAKHPLNTPDFASLLLQAQNSKAKVIGLANAGGDTVNAVKQAAEFGLQQSGQTMVAFLLFINDVHGMGLKVGQGLQLFEAFYWDMDENTRAFAKRFAARPGVNGKMPSGNQAGVYASTLAYLNAVAATGSDHAKDAVPEMKKFKGKDKLFGDVTIRQDGRVIHPMYLFEVKKPEESKYPYDYYKLVSTIPADQAFRPLADGGCSLVK, from the coding sequence ATGAGGGGTTTAAGGTTAGGTCTCGCGCTTGCCTTGTCTTGCGTGGCGTCGGGCGCGGCGCGCGCGGAAATTTCCGACAATGTCGTGCGCATCGGCGTGCTGAACGACATTTCCGGTATCTTCCAGGACACCAACGGCATGGGCTCGGTGGAAGCTGCGCGCATGGCGGCGGAAGATTTCAACGGCGGTGGCAAGGGTATCAAGGTCGAGATCGTCTATGCCGATCACCAGAACAAGGCCGACGTCGGTTCGGCGATCGTGCGCAAATGGCTCGACGTCGATGGCGTCGATGCCGTGGTCGACGTGCCGAATTCCGCCGTTGGGCTCACCATCAACTCGCTGCTGCGCGATAGCCGCATGACGTTCCTGGCGTCGTCGACGGCGAGCTCCGACCTGACCGGCAAGGCCTGCTCTCCCAACACCATCCAGTGGGTCAATGACGCCTGGGCGACCGGCAACTCGACCGCGGCGGCGATGATGGCGCGCGGTGGCAAGGAATGGTACTTCATCACGGTGAATTTTGCGCTCGGCCAGGGCATCGAGGCCGAGGCCACCAACTACATCGAAAAGCACGGCGGCAAGGTGCTGGGCTCGGCCAAGCATCCGCTCAACACGCCGGACTTTGCCTCGCTTCTGCTGCAGGCGCAGAATTCCAAGGCCAAGGTCATCGGTCTCGCCAATGCCGGCGGCGACACCGTCAACGCGGTGAAGCAGGCGGCCGAGTTCGGCCTTCAGCAAAGCGGACAGACGATGGTGGCGTTCCTGCTGTTCATCAACGACGTCCATGGCATGGGGCTGAAGGTAGGCCAGGGCCTGCAACTGTTCGAGGCGTTTTACTGGGACATGGATGAAAACACCCGCGCGTTTGCAAAGCGCTTCGCAGCGCGGCCGGGCGTGAACGGCAAGATGCCGAGCGGCAATCAGGCCGGCGTCTATGCTTCCACGCTCGCCTATCTCAACGCGGTGGCCGCGACCGGCAGCGACCACGCCAAGGATGCGGTGCCTGAGATGAAGAAGTTCAAGGGCAAGGACAAACTGTTCGGCGATGTCACCATCCGCCAGGACGGTCGCGTCATTCACCCGATGTACCTGTTCGAGGTGAAGAAGCCGGAAGAGTCGAAATATCCCTACGACTACTACAAACTGGTTTCGACCATTCCGGCCGACCAGGCCTTCCGCCCGCTCGCCGACGGCGGCTGCTCGCTGGTGAAGTAA
- a CDS encoding ABC transporter substrate-binding protein, which produces MLAVALGGIFAGAPQDQAQAQDHVRIGVLNDQSGVFSTYQGIGSVIAAQMAVEDYGGKAAGKVVDVITADHQNKTDVGVGIARRWYDTESIDAIFDLPNSAIALAVANMSEQKNKVFIGSGAGTALLTGEKCTPNTVHWTYDTYAYGRGLGKAVVAQGGKKWFFLTADYAFGHDLEKQAMEGVKASGGEVLGAVRHPLGTADYASFLLQAQASGADIVGVANAGDDTITSIKQAAEFGLTQKQKLVGLILGMNGIPALGLKAAQGAQIMNPFYWDLNEGTRAFAKRFAERHPQKNYPNDMQAGVYASVLHYLKAVDKIGGAADGKAVVAAMKAMPTDDPLFGKGTIRADGRKIHPLFLLEVKKPDESTSKWDLLKVVATIPGDQAFRPESDGNCPLVKR; this is translated from the coding sequence ATGCTCGCGGTCGCGCTCGGCGGAATATTCGCCGGCGCTCCCCAAGACCAAGCCCAGGCCCAGGACCACGTCCGGATCGGCGTGCTCAACGACCAGTCGGGCGTGTTCTCGACCTACCAGGGCATCGGCTCGGTCATCGCCGCGCAAATGGCGGTGGAGGACTATGGCGGCAAGGCTGCCGGCAAGGTTGTCGACGTCATCACCGCCGATCATCAGAACAAGACCGACGTCGGCGTCGGCATCGCGCGGCGCTGGTACGATACCGAAAGCATCGACGCCATCTTCGACCTGCCGAACTCGGCGATTGCGCTCGCGGTTGCCAATATGAGCGAGCAGAAGAACAAGGTCTTCATCGGCTCCGGCGCCGGCACCGCGCTGCTCACCGGCGAAAAGTGCACGCCGAATACCGTGCACTGGACCTACGATACCTATGCCTACGGCCGTGGCCTTGGCAAAGCCGTGGTAGCCCAAGGCGGCAAGAAATGGTTCTTTCTGACCGCCGATTACGCCTTCGGCCACGACCTGGAGAAGCAGGCGATGGAAGGCGTCAAGGCCTCCGGCGGCGAAGTGCTCGGCGCCGTGCGCCATCCGCTCGGCACAGCCGACTATGCCTCGTTCCTGCTGCAGGCGCAGGCCTCGGGCGCCGACATCGTCGGCGTGGCGAATGCCGGTGACGACACCATCACCTCGATCAAGCAGGCGGCGGAGTTCGGGCTGACGCAAAAGCAGAAGTTGGTCGGGCTGATCCTCGGCATGAACGGAATTCCTGCGCTCGGCCTGAAGGCAGCGCAGGGCGCGCAGATCATGAATCCGTTCTATTGGGATTTGAACGAAGGCACGCGCGCTTTTGCAAAACGGTTCGCCGAACGCCATCCGCAAAAGAATTATCCGAACGACATGCAGGCCGGCGTCTATGCTTCGGTGCTGCATTATCTGAAGGCCGTCGACAAGATCGGCGGCGCCGCCGACGGCAAGGCCGTTGTCGCGGCGATGAAGGCGATGCCGACCGACGATCCGCTGTTCGGCAAGGGAACCATCCGCGCAGACGGGCGTAAGATTCATCCGCTGTTTCTGCTTGAGGTGAAGAAGCCTGACGAATCCACGTCGAAATGGGATCTGTTGAAGGTCGTCGCTACAATCCCGGGCGATCAGGCGTTTCGTCCCGAAAGCGACGGCAACTGCCCACTCGTCAAGAGATGA
- a CDS encoding MarR family winged helix-turn-helix transcriptional regulator → MSRNRQARAPRVGAAGRSGRAEQVLDLDRYVPALITFIANKLSRSATVVYQKRFGVNVTEWRILSLLAIEPEISAARICHVIGFDKGPVSRTLAGMEERGLVSIRADREDGRTHSISLTPKGYATHDQVIAVALERERRLLSCLSKPERETLIALLLRVHGNLDAVKGAGEVDTRS, encoded by the coding sequence ATGAGCAGGAACAGACAGGCGCGCGCCCCCCGTGTGGGCGCGGCAGGCAGGAGCGGACGGGCCGAGCAGGTGCTCGACCTCGACCGTTACGTTCCGGCCCTCATCACCTTCATCGCCAACAAATTGTCGCGTAGCGCGACCGTGGTCTATCAGAAGCGCTTTGGGGTCAACGTCACGGAATGGCGGATACTGTCGCTGCTCGCGATCGAGCCGGAAATTTCCGCGGCGCGGATCTGCCACGTGATCGGTTTCGACAAAGGACCCGTGAGCCGGACGCTCGCCGGCATGGAGGAACGCGGGCTGGTCAGCATCAGGGCCGACCGCGAGGACGGCCGCACCCATTCGATCTCGCTGACCCCGAAGGGCTATGCCACCCACGACCAGGTCATCGCGGTCGCGCTCGAACGCGAGCGCCGCCTGCTCTCCTGCTTGAGCAAGCCGGAGCGGGAGACCCTGATCGCGCTGCTGCTGCGAGTGCACGGCAATCTCGACGCCGTGAAGGGCGCGGGCGAAGTCGATACGCGGAGCTGA